The Bubalus kerabau isolate K-KA32 ecotype Philippines breed swamp buffalo chromosome 8, PCC_UOA_SB_1v2, whole genome shotgun sequence genomic sequence ttgacgccaaagatctgtatagttaaagctatggtttttccagtagtcatgtacggatgtgagagatggaccataaagaaggctgagtgctgaagattttttgaattgtggtgctagagaaaactcttggactgcaaggagatcaaaccagtcaatcctaaaagaaatcaaccctgcatattcattggaaggactgttgctgaagctgaagctccaatacttatgccacctgatgtgaatagcagactcattggaaaagactctgatgctgggaaagatctaaggcaagaagagaagggggtggcagatgattagatggttagatagcatcactgactcaatggacatgaatttgagcaaactgggagattgtggaagacagaagagcctgggtgtgctgcagtccatggggttgcagagtcagacacaacttagcaactgaacaacaacaaggactttttttttgtttgcggGGAAATAGAATAACAATATCATACAGGTATCCATTcttccttggagtaggaaatggcaacccactccagtattcttcctggaaaattccatggacagaggagcctggcgggctatagtccatgggattgcaaagagttggacaggactgagcacatcCAATCTTCCTACATTAATATTGAAAGTTAACTCAGTCCTCCCAAATGCCAAAAAGGTGGTTTTTTCTGAAGCCAAATAAGTTAATTCTAAATTTCatatcacaaaatttaaaaagcaagtatTTAGGAAAGCCCTGGAAAAGGAGGACACTATGGGAGGTCTAGTAAATTCTATGAGATTATGAAATGGCATTCTAGTAAGTCGCTGTAATTAAAGCAGTGTGACACAGGTGCATGAATAGATAGACAACCCAGTGGAATAGAGTTCTGGGGTAGACCAGTGTACATCTGGAATTGGTGTATAAGGAGGGCAGCATCTCAAGTCACTGCGGCAAAGATGGACTTTTAAATCAATAGAGTTAGAACAATTGGGAAAAGATAACATTGTACCCATATCTCACATCATACACAAGAATAAATaccaaatgaattaaagatctaaatgttaaCAAAAGAAAACCATACAGGGATAAGAGAAATCATCGGTGAATTCTTTTATaacctgggagaagggaaaggttttcTAAATCTGACAAAATCTGAAAGCAGTAAAAGGAATCTGACTTCAAAAATATGCATTGtaggaaaaaatgcaaataatgtgAACAAATGGCAGAGAAAAAATATCTGCAACTAAGACACAAAAGGCTAAGTCACTAGCTACAGAAAACTGAGACAGTCATATGGTCCTTAAATGTATGAAAAGATATTTCAACCGAAAATAATGAATAAAgacaaattaaaactacactaTTTTAAATTCAACAATTTGTCCTtggtagtgggcttccctggtagctcagtggtaaagaatccgcctaccaatgtgGGAGATGGAACAGACAAGGAttcgatccctcggtcgggaatatcccctgcaggaggaaatggcaacccactccagtattcttgcctggagaatcccatggagagaggagcctgatgggctacagtccatagggttgccaagagtcggacacgactgagcaactgagcactattCTATTCATTGTGGAAGGGAAGTGTCTGGGAGGGGCCAGAGAAGACTTCAGAGGTGCCACAACTGGATATGGATGGGGGATCCCAGTTCTTCAGTTTGTAAACTTTATCATGCTCTACACTTTAGATTTACGCAGTCTAGTGTATGCTTATTATGCTAACCCCCAAAGGaaaatatgttgttttttttaaaatcctgacGTTTCTTACTTATCAGATTGGCACACATCCAAGTTTGACAGCATGATCTGTTGGCTAGACTACAAAGGAAACAGGTGCTTTCATTTATTATTGATAGAAGTGCAAAATTGTACAACTCTGTAAAAAGAAATTTgataatatttaacaaaattctGTTGTCCTTGTAGTTTCATATCAGTGATTTATTCAAAATGTATACCTCCAAAATGGCACAAGATTATTCACTGTGGTGTTTGGGGCAATATCATAAGAATGGAAACAAGCCAGTGCTCACCAGTAGGAGACTGACTAAATAATCAATGCTACTTACAATAAACTATTGATatgaccataaaaaagaataatgataaCCTCAGTGTATTAATAGAGACTGGAAAAAGCAAGGTGCCAAAAGTGTATGTAGTATTCTACCCCTTTTATAAAGAAGAGAGAGCAGTAAGAGTACATACATGtgtttgcttatatttttgaaaggaaataaaggaaaataacaggGAAGCCAATGAAAAGTGCTGTTTATCGGGAGATCAAGGGATGGGGCAGGGGTTGAGATGGGAGACTTCTCTGAATgtggttttttatatttttctgagttCTGAAACATGacaatttttacatatttaaataataaaattaaatcaaagaggaaaagtgTGAAGTCCTTGAATTGACAACAAACAAATGAGCCTAATGACATATCAACCTGGAAATGTACCTGCTCAGGGAATAGGCTTAATCCAAGTGAATATTTACTGCAGTATTGAGTTGTATTCTAAGCATGAAAAGAATTACAATGATATTTTAAACTTCACTGGGCAGTTTTATTCTTTGATAACACTTTTGAAAGTATTTCAAAGCTATTGTAGGATTAAGCAAATAAATTTGCTatgtttttagattattttaagagaaaatatatacaaacattaaaaaatgatagaGAAGAATCTATAACATTAAATTTAGATTGGAAATATCTGTATGAACTcacgatttttttttaaatgtacaaggCTCCAACCACTAAAATATTCTCAAAACAAAGACATCCCAATGATAATGAGCACATCTGGGGCCCTGATGTTGGTTTCCAAGTTATTTCCCAGTTAGATTCAGGGATCCTTAGAGAAATGACTGATTTTAGATTTAGTGCAAGAGAAGTCTAAGATGAGTCTGGGACACTTGTGTCACAGAAGGCCATGAGTCACTCAAAGACTAATGAAGTCATGTTATAAGTCACAAATATCAGGTAGAAGGAGCTCCTACTGACAAAATTGGGATACTTTGAGCATCAAATGGAATAATGAGTTTAATTATTTGTTGTATGTTAAATAAAAACCCAAGAGTGCAAAGTGATACTAGATCGATGGATAGATGCTGTTTGCTACACCACTGGTAACATTGTATCAGCCACCAGTGAAATAATTGATTCAGGAAATGGTTTTACCTAAAATGATTGGGTGACAGATATTTTCAGCATCACAAGGTATTACCCACCAATTACTTggcagctggggcttcccaggaggctcagtggtaatgaatctgcctaccaatgtaggagacacaagagacacgggatgggttgggaagatcccctggaggaggaaatagcaacccacttcagtattcttgcctggaattctcctctatagacagaggagcccggcaggctatagtccatgggggtcacaaagagacagacacaacttggcaactgagcacgcaggcactTTGGCAGTTGCAAAAAGAAATGCCTTTATGATGGAGACATTTGGAGTAATCACACGACTTGGTGATCAAAGTTGGTAGCATTAATAGTGGAATGGGACATCACTTGTCTTCTGATGTGATGGGACATGAAGTACAGAGTCTTATTTGTAAGAGATACTTGGAAAATAGAGCAAATATGATGAAATGTAAAAACTGTTGAATTCAAAATGGCAGATATAAGGGTGATCATTGTACTCGTTCTTCAAttcctgcattttaaaaatatttcatagtaaATTAGGGAAAATGATTTGACATCTGTATTTTTTGGAAATACTTGGAAgaatgttgtttttgttgttgtttagttgctaagtcgtgtccaacacttttgtgacccaatggactatatagcccaccagactcctctgtccatgggatttccctggcaagaatactggagtgggttgccatttccttcttcaggggatcttcccgacccagggatggaacccatgtctcctgcattggcaggcagattctttaccactgagactccagggaagcccactaccaAGGACAAACTGTTGAACTTAAAACACaggttagaaaaaatatatataattatttttgtaaaatgtggTTCATACactaaaaattaatgtatttgcatacttatgttcatagcagcactatttacaatgccaaaagatggaaacaacccaagtgttcatcctcgaatgaattaataaaaaatatgtgaTCTATACATTCAGTGGAATATTAGGTttataaaggaaggaaattctgactcaTGCTACTCCTGCTACTCATGAATCTTAAGGACATTGTGTGAAATGAAATAACCCCATCACAAAAaggtatgattccacttatgtgaggtACTCAGAGTAGTCAAGTTCATAgggacagaaaatagaatggtgcttgccaggagctggggaaggaagaaaagtgttgtttaatgggtatggTGTTCCAGTTTTGCCAGATGAAAGAGTTATGGAgattggttgcacaacaatgtgaaagtacttaacaccactgaactgtacacttaaaaatggttaaggtgTTAGATTTCGTGTTATGTGTATgttacaattaaaattaaaattgagaaatcAGAAGATTTCTGGCATGCACAGAGTTGTTCTTTCTGTaaattagagtttcagtttttagGAAAATGGATTTTTcagcaaacaacagaaattgtcCATGCAGCCTGAGAATTTTATCAGAAGCCACAAAAATCCTTTGTCCCACAAGGTGGGAGGCAAAATGGTGCACTGGGCATTCCTCTGCAATCGGGTTGCTGTGGAAAGCTTGGCCTGCCGACCCCTTGGCTGGACCTGGAGAGCCTGAGATCCCGGCGTCGGGGCCCTCCTGGGAACAGTGCTTTGCTTGGTGTCTGGCCAGCGAGGAGGCTGCGTTTACAGGCTGTTTTTGACCCAGGGCTGGCCTGCCTGCCTCGTCCTTCACACCCATTCTAGCCCCCCACCTTGCTTGACTGTAACCCAGGGGTGTGGTTTGTGACTCCTGTCCTCACAACTTCCTTCTCTTCAGAGCCAGGCTTTGATCTCACCTCCCAGGACCCAGTTTCTGTTGAAGTCTGTTACTCTTTCAGATCCACGGGTTATTACCCGCACAGCATCCCAGACAGATGATTCATTTCAACCCTGGCTGATCTCTGCATTGTGACCTTCTGGCTTAATTGGGCTCCAGGCCCCTTTATCCTGGTTATGATAGAGAACCCACATCTTGACTGTGAAAATGTTCATAGAAACATACAAGCCATGAATGTCTTCTTTTCCAAAACTTTGAATGGGGCAGTACTAGCATTAATATccatatggaattttgaaaagaTGATTATACAGTTCTATTTTGCTTCCcattcaattaatattttctgttttacttgAGGCACTGTCAACATAATGTCAGTATCAGACtatgccctcttttttttttcaaattaaatattttgaaaacttagAAAAGTACAGAAAACATCATAACAAACACCTGTGTTCAGACCACCCAGAATTAACAAATGTTAACCTTTTGCAGTGATTGTTTCAAGTCCagaattctcatttttaaattaaattttacttcTGTGTATGGACAGATCTGGCCTCGGGCGAACAGTGAAGTTGGCAGAGTTCCTTTTCTGCTGCCCTCCTCCCTTGCCCCACGGGTGACTGACAGGCGTCCATCCATGCCCTTGGCTCTGCCGTGGCCTGTGTGGTGCCTCTCCCAGAACAGCTGTGCTGGCAGCTGTTCCCGGGGCTCTCAGTGGAACAGTGATCCTCAACTGTATTAGAAATGAGTCCTGGTTATGAGTCACACAAAAAGTTCCAAGCAGAAAAAGGGAAGTTATTAGAACAAAGGAAACATCATAATTCTGCAGGTGGATCTGTAGGCACTGGGCCTCAGAGAGAaaatacattcagaaaatgaatagcTGTTGGAATCCCAGCTTGTTGCTGCTTCTCTGTTCCTTCTTTACTTTTAGTTCACCTATTGCAAATAAGCCTCCCATGACTTCTGAGCTTACGTATGACACGACCAGCCATGATAAGTGACTGACTAGTAGACGTTTGGTATCAATTCCACACGTCTGAATGAGAGACAATCTGGTTgtttcccccacctccccacccctccccacgtCAGATGTCCCCCTGTGCTCTCTGAAGCTCTGTGGAGGGTGACCAGCTCACATACATAAACATGGCTGCCAGGCTTCCACTTCTGTGCTCACGTGGATTCTCGGGCTGAGTTTCAGGAAGGAAGCTCCTTTTTCCTGCACCTGGCTGCATATCTTTCAGTTGCATACAACTAGAGTATCAGCCAAAGCTAGGAATGACTGTAGCCTAAACGCCTTAAACTTGGGGAAGCACAATAAGATGAAGCTGGTGGTGAGGAGAAGGACGATGGAGACTACCACTCCTTGGGGCATACAGTATAGGTGCTGCTCTCACTGAAAGGGTCATGGAGCAGGATTTGTGTATGAACAAGGAATCCCCTATGATGACTGGACTGTGCTCTAAAGTTGATGCAAATATTTCTGTATTCCTTCCATGAATGTTTAGACTCTGATGTGCCACAGTCCAACTCCAAACTCCTCCAAAGGACTTATAGTTTGACGTGAACCCTGCTTCTATATGAGAGATTTGCTCCAGTTTTGAGCAATAGCGCATAAAATGAacacttccttttcttcctccagtCACTCCCACTTCTCAAAGTCTGTGCTTGGGTTTTACTCTCATAAGCCATGTCAAACATTTACTGGAATAAGCAGGGTCAATATTTCTAAATACATAAAATGGggttatattcatatttttatcctAGCTCATATGGTACTATTCGACCATATAGAAACTTAtcatttacaaaatttttttgaagaaaataaatttcaaccCCTGACTTGAGATGGAAAACAGGCATCCTCTGGGGGGTTGTGGGGTGGAGTGAGCCTTATGTACCACAGATGAACAGCTGACTATTGTTATTTGCTCATGGAAAGCTATTTCTCTGGGCTCTTCTGCCTTCAGatgtttaaaatttcacttttgaAGTCAGGGTTGCAACCTCACTCCACTGGGTCAGCAACAGTGCCCTGAGTTTTAGACTGACAGTTGAATGCATGGAAACGCAGCAAGCTTCATCCAACATCAAGATGGCTTAGTTTTAAGAAAGATACAAGGCTGATGACCACACAGCATGCAAGGTGATGGCAGGCAGTCTGTGAGCTCAAGCACAGCCTGGGATACTTCCGGCTTGCTCTGCACAAAGTGTGTGCACTGGGCGTGAGGGAAGAGGCTGAGAGCATGCAGACAAACTCAGTCCAGCGATGCCATTTGATTGGGGTCCCTCAGCTTTTGTCCTTGCCTGTCTCAGCTCATTCCCAGTGCAGCTGCACCTCACCGAAGCCCATTCCTATAATGACAGTTGAGACAGTGGGGCACAGTTGCCTGGTACATCCTCAACTCTCGTCATCCTGTCTACAGCATATCCCTGGAGTCCCTGACTCATTGCTGTAAGGACTCAACGAAGGCCAAGAGTCAAATCCTCCTGTGTCTCTAAGGCTAAAATGTCACAAACCAGCTGCTAACTCAAGGTCTCACCTCCTTGTGTTTGTCTCCCAAGCAGAGGGTCTGTCATACAATAGGTACTTGATAAGTTAATAGGTAATTGATAGGTAATTGTCTCAGGAATATTCAGTTTTGACCTCTGAGCTTTATTTTCTATTCAAGTTGTTTGGGTGCCTAGTggttataaataagtaaataattgcCTCACaagcaaaactatttttttctattttaacagtAATTTGTATCAAAGGCCTTTGACTTTTATGCTGATAAAAGACATGGTGATTGCAACATAAAGTCCTGAATGTTCTCTCTTAATCTATCTTCCAgattatttgaatatattttgctCTATAAGGATGGAGTGATGTTTCAGATTGAACAAGCCACCAAGCAGTGCTCCAAGATCACCCTGACAGAGCCCTGGGACCCTCTGGACATTCCTCAGAACTCCACCTTTGAGGACCAATACTCCATAGGGGGCCCCCAGGAGCAGATCACTGTCCAGGAATGGTCGGACAGAAAGTCAGCCAGATCATGTAAGGGTTCAACAAAGTATTCAAGTATTGcatctcaagaggcaggaagggaaaaaaatgtttaagctcATTAAGGAAGGTAGTCGTTAAGGAAATTTAGAAGCTTAATCAAATTGTTTAACTCCATTGAAGTGCCCACATGTACTCTATTAGCTGTGTAATGCAGGGATCTCAGCATCACATTTGAAACCCCTCAGCCTTCTAAGACCCCCACCTCCCCATAACTTTCTCCACTTTGACTGTTAAGGGATGCCCCCAAGGTCTGTGACATGTTTGTCTAAGGCACAGGTTAGAACTGGGCGCCTCCTTTTCCTTCCCCCAAAACACTAACTAAAGTTGTAGTGACCATATAGACCGCCATTATATGTCTTTTATACAGATATGTGAAGCTCTTCTCTGCAATGCTGCCCACACACCTCCCCCAAGAGTGTTTCATAAACACGGGCCTTTattgctgtggaaaacagtatgatggCTCCCTctgaaattaaacatagaattatcatatgacttAGTAGTTCTACTTTTTGGCatataccccaaagaactgaaagcaagaacttaaagagatatttgtacatccatattcacagcagcactattcataatagccagaggtagaaacaacccaagtttccatcagcagacaaatgagTAGACAAAGATGGTAtacacatacagtggaatattattgaaacttaaaaaggaaggacattctgatacatgctacaacatggatgaaccttgaggacattatgctaagtgaaataaaccagtcactaaaggacaaatactgtataatatcacttatatgaggtatgtAGACTAGTcagactcatagaaacagaaactagaatggtggttgccaggggctgagggaggggagaatggggagttagtgtttagtgGGCACAGAGTTTGAGCTGGGGGAGATGGAAAATCTCtgaagatggatgatggtgatacTTTCATAACAATGTAACTGCATTTAGTGCCACAGAACTGTacttaaaagtggttaaaatgCTACATTTTACCACATTAAAACATACTGTATTTTGCCTGTCTTCTACATTAAAGACTCAACTTGCCTTCCTCTTATAGATGAAACTTGGATTGGCATTTATACCGTCAAGGATTGTTATCCTGTCCAAGAAACCTTCACCAAAAATTACAGTGTGATATTGTCCACACGGTTTTTCGATATACAGCTGGGCATTAAAGACCCATCAGTGTTCACCCCACCAAGCACATGCCAGACAGCCCAACCAGAGAGGATGAGCGAGGAATGCTCCTGGTAAGCCTGCAAACACCGAAGGGACAGCATCGGACATCAGATACCAACGGCCCCAGCTCCAGTCAGATTTGAGACTTGAGAAATGAGTGTCTTCGTTGGAGATAAATATCATAATTCtttgatatgttttttttttttaatgtatggttTTTGACTACTTGAGCtaggtttaaaaaaaggaatggaatGGAGAATATGTGGTAATATATGAAGAGATGGCAAACACAGGGACCTCAGGTATTTCCAGAGCCTGTTTGGGCCCTGCACTTTCTGCGTATGCAGGTGTATAGGTCGTGTGGTGGCACACACAGGATGAGGGAAGGGTCATCAGGGGCGAATGTGTTATTATTGACATTACTGGGACTTGCTGGATTGCTGGCACATGGTGATAAAAAGAGCAAATTGACTGTGGTCAGTGTTAGTATTAATTTTGAAGCTCTCAATACACACTGGCCCCCTTATTGCCTGTGCCAGGGTAAGGATTGCTTCCACTGCTCCATCCCTCTAGCACCTCCTCCTTTTCCCCCACCCTGTGCTCCCTTGGTCtctgacacaatgatctctgaaAATCCCTTCTGGCCTTAAGAGCTTTATGGCATGACCCAATGGATGTAAATACTTGGGGAGGAAATAAAATGCTATAGTAAAAAGAATGATTCCTctaaagatatatttttacataGGATGGTTTGGAAAATCTTAATGTCTATTTCTGGGTAAGCATGAGCCAtgtattcttccttttttctatgCAAGAGTATTGATATGTGTGCTGAATCAACTCGTCAAGAGACCAAAAGAGACAGGTAGCATTCTAAAAATAGCACAGTGGGATTCAGGAGACTGTTGTTTCTGAAATCCAGGATGAGAATTCTCTTGTACTGGAGCTCCTTTGATTCACTAGATAGACTATGTTTCCTCTTACATCCCTGGGGCAGCATTTCATAACCTCTTTTTTGGTCTGACTTCTGCTCATCCTTCCTAGGTCAGCTCATGCATGGCCTTCAGAGGCTACTCCCAAGCCTGGACTGGGTGCAACTTGTAGCTTGAACATGTTATTCTGATAATGCTTACTAGGCTGTGTCAAAATTTCCTGCTTCCTGGACACTCTGACTCACTAGCCTGACTATGAGTGCCATGAGTATGGTTACCATGTTCTGTTTACTTTTATATGCCCAGCactaagtgcctggcacatggtcagTGCCCTAAAGTTTGTAGAATGGAGAATGATAGCCTCTCTGGTCCTTATTTCCTCATTTGCTAAATGGGATTGGGTTTGCTCATCTCTAGGGAGACATCTAGTAGTAAAATTTATCATTCTAGATTCTTTCTAATATTGTGTTTTATCTggccatctatctatccatcatctattgccaggagaaatgtgtGACACCTATGTTATGCTGAAAACAATCTGTATTACTCACAGTTTATCTATACTGTATCAATAAACTAATGTAATTGCACTTCTCAGTGTTCtttgatatatttgtttttgtaataaatatgtattcagttcagttcagtcacttagtcgtgtccaactctgcgatcccatggactgcagcataccaggcttccctgcccatcaccaactcccagagtttactcaaactcatgtccattgagctggtgatgccatccaaccatctcatcctttgtcgtccccttctcctcccac encodes the following:
- the EPDR1 gene encoding mammalian ependymin-related protein 1 produces the protein MPRRAPLRVARGSLDAWLLGGLWVCALGCLCGVGTAAPGAGAGAGGSLGAQRPCQAPQQWEGRQVLYRQSTGRYSRALLSYDGLNQRVRVLDERKALIPCKRLFEYILLYKDGVMFQIEQATKQCSKITLTEPWDPLDIPQNSTFEDQYSIGGPQEQITVQEWSDRKSARSYETWIGIYTVKDCYPVQETFTKNYSVILSTRFFDIQLGIKDPSVFTPPSTCQTAQPERMSEECSW